The window AATTCTTAAAGAAATTCAATGTCTCATTTATTGACTTTTTCTTCTGAATTTGGAAAATTAACATATGAAGATAGAAACCAAAAAGGAATTGATTGAGGAATTAACCAAAATTAAACCAATTCTAAACAATGATTTTGGTGTTCTGAAAATCGGCATCTTTGGGTCTTTTGCTAAAGATACAGTTAACTCGAATAGCGATGTTGATTTACTCGTTGAAATGAAATCTCCCGACTTTGATTCTTTTGTTGGTTTAAAAATATTTTTAGAAAATCTTTTTGAACGCAATGTGGATCTTGTTCGAAAAAGGAATCAAATTAAACCTTCCTTTCTCAATAGAATTCAAAAAGATATTATAAATGTCTGAAGAAATATACGAAAGGTTCGAATTTATTCTTGAATCGATCTTAATCATTGAAAATAGATTCTTAAAAATTAAATATCCGGATGATCTAATTAATTCCCAAGATGGAATTACTATACTTGATTCAATTGCAATGAGATTACAAGCAATCGGAGATAATCTTAAATCTGTTACAAAATTAGATAGTAAATTTCTAAACAATTATCCCAATACAGACTGGGAAAAAATTATGAAAATGAGAGACGTGATTTCTCACCATTATGAAGGTCTTGATCACGAAATAATATATAATA is drawn from Leptospira meyeri and contains these coding sequences:
- a CDS encoding nucleotidyltransferase family protein; the protein is MKIETKKELIEELTKIKPILNNDFGVLKIGIFGSFAKDTVNSNSDVDLLVEMKSPDFDSFVGLKIFLENLFERNVDLVRKRNQIKPSFLNRIQKDIINV
- a CDS encoding DUF86 domain-containing protein, coding for MSEEIYERFEFILESILIIENRFLKIKYPDDLINSQDGITILDSIAMRLQAIGDNLKSVTKLDSKFLNNYPNTDWEKIMKMRDVISHHYEGLDHEIIYNICKNKIPELKLTIELILKQLNGV